The Streptomyces venezuelae genomic interval CGCCAACAGCGCGCTGGACACCCAGCTCGCCGCGCTCAGCGAGGACGCCCGCGACTTCGGCGACCGCGCGAGCCGCACCCAGGAGCGCATCGACCTCCGCGTCCGCCAGGAAGCCGAGAAGAAGAAGCGCGAGGAGGAAGCGGCCCGCAAGGAGGCCCTGCGCCCCAAGTTCAGCCTGCCGGTGGAACTCCACCGGCTCAGCGCGCGCTTCGGCCAGTCCGGCGTCAACTGGATGTCCGTGCACACCGGCATCGACTTCCCCGTGCAGACCGGCACACCCGTCATGGCCGCGACGGACGGCACCGTCCGCACCCAGATCAACAGCGCCTACGGCAACATGGTGATCGTGACCGCCCCGGACGGCACCGAGACCTGGTACTGCCACCTCAGCAGCGCCAAGATCCGCTACGGCCAGGTCAAGGCCGGCGACGTCATCGCGTACTCCGGCGACACCGGCAACTCCACCGGCCCCCACCTCCACTTCGAGGTCCGCCCGGGCGGCGGCTACGCCATCGACCCGCTGGCCTGGCTGCGCAGCCACGGTCTCGACCCGACCAGCTGACCTTCACCCGCCGACGTGCGTACGAGAGAGGGCCCCGGCCGAAGCCGGGGCCCTTCCCGTGCGTGCCGCTACAACTTCTCGACCGGCGCGTACCGCAGGAGCAGCCGCTTCGGCTTCTCGTCGCCGAAGTCGATCGTCGCCTGGGCGTCCGCGCCGACCCCCGTCACCGCGGTGACCGTGCCGAGACCGAACTGGTCGTGCGTGACGCGGTCGCCGATCGCGAGCGTGATCACCGGCTTCTCGCCGGCGCGCCGGGTGGCGAAGCCCGACGGACCGGAACGCGCCCGGGAGGAGGAGAGCGAGGAGGTGATGCCCGAGGTCGGCCCGGCGGGCTTCGCCATCGGGCCGGTCCGCTTCCACTCCAGGTACGCGGGCGGGATCTCCTCCAGGAAGCGCGAGGCCGGGTTGTACGAGGGCTGGCCCCAGGCGCTGCGCATCGACGAGCGGGTGAGGTAGAGCCGCTCGCGGGCGCGCGTGATGCCGACGTACGCGAGGCGCCGCTCCTCCTCCAGCTCCTTCGCCTGGCCGAGGGCGCGCATGTGCGGGAAGACGCCGTCCTCCATGCCGGTGAGGAACACGACCGGGAACTCGAGGCCCTTGGCGGTGTGCAGGGTCATCAGCGTGATGACGCCCCGGCCCTCCTCGTCCTCGTCCGGGATCTGGTCGGAGTCGGCGACGAGGGCGACCTTCTCCAGGAACTCGGCGAGGGTGGCGGGCTCCTCGCCGCGCTCCTGCTCGAACTCGAGGGCGACGGCGGCGAGTTCCTGGAGGTTCTCGATCCGGGTCTCGTCCTGCGGGTCGGTCGAGGCCTGGAGCTCGGCCAGGTAGCCCGTGCGCTCCAGGACGGCCTCCAGGACGACGGCGGGGCCGGCGCCGGACTCGACGACGGTGCGCAGCTCGTCCATCAGCGCGTTGAAGCGCTTCACGGCGTTCGCCGAGCGCGCGGCCATGCCGTACGCCTCGTCGACCCGCTTGAGGGCCTGCGGGAAGGTGATCTTCTCGCGGAGGGAGAGGGCGTCGATCATCGCCTCGGCGCGCTCGCCGATGCCCCGCTTCGGGACGTTGAGGATCCGGCGCAGCGGGACGTTGTCCTCGGGGTTGGCGAGGACGCGGAGGTACGCGAGGACGTCCCGTACCTCCTTGCGCTCGTAGAAGCGCACCCCGCCGACGACCTTGTAGGGCAGTCCGACGCGGATGAAGATCTCTTCGAAGACACGGGACTGGGCGTTGGTCCGGTAGAAGACGGCGACGTCGCCCGCCTTGACCTGGCCGGTGTCCGTGAGCCGGTCGATCTCGTCGGCGACGAACTGCGCCTCGTCGTGCTCGGTGTCGGCGACGTAGCCGGTGATCTGCGCGCCCGCGCCCGCGTTGGTCCAGAGGTTCTTGGGGCGGCGGGACTCGTTGCGCTCGATGACGGCGTTGGCGGCGGAGAGGATCGTCTGCGTGGAGCGGTAGTTCTGCTCCAGGAGGATCGTCGTCGCATCCGGGTAGTCCTCCTCGAACTGGAGGATGTTGCGGATGGTCGCGCCGCGGAAGGCGTAGATCGACTGGTCGGCGTC includes:
- the pcrA gene encoding DNA helicase PcrA, which translates into the protein MSSLFDDSFLAGLQNHSSGEAPPPPEDHEHGAPAPEEVPHDLFGEHFDAPPPRDAYYRDGAARPVVDPAALLEGLNEQQRAAVVHTDTPLLIVAGAGSGKTRVLTHRIAHLLGTRHVHPGQILAITFTNKAAGEMKERVEQLVGPRANAMWVMTFHSACVRILRRESKRLGFTSSFSIYDAADSKRLMSLVCRDLDLDPKKFPPKSFSAKISNLKNELIDEEAFADQAADGFEKTLAEAYRMYQARLREANALDFDDIIMTTVHLLQAFPDVAEHYRRRFRHVLVDEYQDTNHAQYTLVRELVGTGYEDLGPAELCVVGDADQSIYAFRGATIRNILQFEEDYPDATTILLEQNYRSTQTILSAANAVIERNESRRPKNLWTNAGAGAQITGYVADTEHDEAQFVADEIDRLTDTGQVKAGDVAVFYRTNAQSRVFEEIFIRVGLPYKVVGGVRFYERKEVRDVLAYLRVLANPEDNVPLRRILNVPKRGIGERAEAMIDALSLREKITFPQALKRVDEAYGMAARSANAVKRFNALMDELRTVVESGAGPAVVLEAVLERTGYLAELQASTDPQDETRIENLQELAAVALEFEQERGEEPATLAEFLEKVALVADSDQIPDEDEEGRGVITLMTLHTAKGLEFPVVFLTGMEDGVFPHMRALGQAKELEEERRLAYVGITRARERLYLTRSSMRSAWGQPSYNPASRFLEEIPPAYLEWKRTGPMAKPAGPTSGITSSLSSSRARSGPSGFATRRAGEKPVITLAIGDRVTHDQFGLGTVTAVTGVGADAQATIDFGDEKPKRLLLRYAPVEKL